DNA sequence from the Pomacea canaliculata isolate SZHN2017 linkage group LG7, ASM307304v1, whole genome shotgun sequence genome:
tAAAATCATTGTTGTAGTCAAAAGCATCCCCTccttactgatgttacagatgACGCCGACATCCTTCAAGGAGTCACAGTCGCTGGTATAGAAACCCTGATGGTCGCACTGTACTAGACTGTCTTCCGTTCCATTACAACGGCCAGCGTCAAGAATGTACCCAGTTCCTTGACCATATCTGTCTGAACTCACAGCTACTGAGCCGGTGCTGTCGGTATACACATTCACATGAGGCTTAGCAATAAATTGTACTCAACGCCTCTATTTATTTAGTGATGAGAATAACTACATAggtgtcttattttaatttctagaaGATGGAAGTTATTATTGAATTTCAATTACTAGATTTTGGAAATTTTTGTTCGatcttaaagaaaagaaaagaaaaatcaacacttcaaacagcaatatttcttaaaattaagtttttataaacaatgatttttttttcgctccctgtgccttttaaaattttcagaataaaaagacaaacaataaatcttttttttttttgcctgctgTAGCTCAAAACTAAAGCAAGGTTATCGACGATGTAGTACACGaatatacaaattttatataACTATTGTATGATTCTCTACACTATGGTGAAACTTCATAATGGAGCGATATGATTCCAACATAATGTTTAATTTAGTTTTCCTCGACACGCTCTTAGAAGACAGGTATGTATCAGAAACCTGTTAAATCCTAGCATTCTGCAGGACACCCGAGCCTCATTCTTTCCAAATCTCACACCACACACTGTGCTCCATTCTCGGTTGAAAAAGATCTCAAGACGCCCAGCTTCTGACGTCCCGTTAACCAGACGTGCAGTCATCGGCTCACCTAATAGTTAGATAACATAAAAACCTCTTTTGGTTGATAAGTAATCACCCTTTTTCTCATATTACTTTATGAACGcttaataaaatgtaacaagtGTGACAATTATTCTAAGCTCATCACGCGTTATGataaagtacaggtagtcctcgacttacgatggggatccgttcttaacgcggcgtcgtaaaccgaattttgacgtaagtcggatcatacgttcatacagtactgtaccataataacagtacagtactgcaaacacttagcctatccaaacacctgtcctaacacagtaccctacatcattatcaataaacataagtacagtaaactATTGTGCAGTACattacgctttgttatcactgtcgctttcataggagcagatcctgtcacgtgttcaaggatgcgatctttatccttgataatcgtagcgacagtctaacgactaagtcctaatgacctgctaatttctgttgctgtttccccttctcagattgccttattatatccactttcacctccatggtgatggccttccttttctttgatgcactgttatcagatgagtctactttcgctaaacctcgtaagtgggaatgagtgtcgtaaccacgaaacgacgtaactcgagaccgtcgtaacccgaggactacctgtacataCATCACAGTCAAAGGCCGTGCCtgtaattcttttctttttagcgGGTCCTAAACATATGCTGTAAACATACTTTGATTTTATAATATCTAACGATTGTCACCTTGGAGTAGGGTAAGCACAAGAGAATAGTAATATCATTTTATTGTGCAAgcgaaatattatttaaaaaatggatttttcGTTCTTACTGATATTACAGATGATACCAATATCCTCAGAATGAGAACAGCTGCCGCCGTATAACACATTGTGTTGACACTCTTCCAGACTGGTTTCATTCCCTTTACACACCACGTCTTGAAGGAGAATGTTGTCTGACCCTTGTCCGTATCTCGCTGAACTTACAGCAACAGCTTCATTGCTGTGGAACACAATTATACAATACTCAGATTAATCCAATTAACATATACTTGGAAAGGACCAGTGACACATACAGTCatgtatttcttttgttgtaatatatgtattactggactgaggaaatctctctctctccctctttaaCACACAGACCAATACTTATGCACAGACTTAATCTTATCTTTAGGTGGAAGCATTTAAAACtggaatattttaaaactagatttttataaaatagtttCTTGATCTGTTTACGCAACATTGTGTTTTGAGCCATTGCGCATAACTTAACAAGATTACgctttttaaatttcacttaaataaaaatagaaaacaaaacttttttgcCAGCAGTGTCTAACAACGAATACTTGATTATCGTCGTAATATGGCGAATCTCTTATCCACACACGGGCTagcaaagacacacacacaaacacacatacacaccacgcCTATTCAATAACATGATTTCGCATAAGCGTAGACTCGTTTTTCTCTAAACGTTTGGCCCCTTAAAATATAGCACAAAGCGTTTCCCAAGTACCTTATCCAGCAAACTtcaagctgtttttttttattgtcatgttttaaaatattactacaTTTACATAAAACTTAAAGCTATTTCAGTGAAATAGTAAAACATATTAACAGTTGCAGTCCTCAGTAATTTAATCTTAACTTGATACATGGACGGCTTTCTTAGGCCAACAAATGGAGTCAGGTGGTACCCGGCAGGGGCTGAAGACATTTGCAGGCAGTCCAATTAATTTTCAAGTTTAGATCAAATCATGATCGTGATTTACTGGTTaagttaatatttaatttcatgtttgtgtttacattatGACAAGTTTACGAGATCCACATCAAGGAAAGCGTCATCACCGCTCACTATAGTCCTCCACCACTACTATCACCGCTACCGCCTCGATCCCTTTAATgataatgatcatcatcataacTTGCACAGACCAAATCCTAAACAAGCCGCCTTGCCCTTTGGGTCGTCCTACCGGTATTTGTTGGCCAGGAAGTAGATAAGATGCAGCAAAGAAGAGACTGGCCAACTGGACCAATCCTCTGCAGCTGATAAAAGATTTTGCGCCCCTGTCCATTCTTCCCTGTTTCTTAGCAACctatttctttgcttgtttgcacGTTATCCTTCATACACCAGCACCTTGAGAATTGTCTTGGTATAGTGTTATATCTGACAAAATTGTgtctattgtttgttttatagttttttttctaagtaaACCCGAGTATGAGGAATGTTTAAAAAGCGCTTTCTTATCGGCTTTAGATTcgtaaaaaatacaaacattggTGGTGGCTTTAAAAGCGTTTGGATTGTTGTTCGTTCTGATCTTCTCGATTTTAAGCATCCAGGCAGAGAATGAAGGTGATCTGGCGATGCACCAATCCATCGAATGAGTGTCAAgtaattgggtttttttttgttttttttttttgtaggagtCTTGTATGTTGCACCAGGTGAGGCGATAGCTCTGTGCAACGCTAGGAGGCGTACGCCATGTCATTGATTCCATTAAGGACAAATTTACTGCCCATTACTGGTAGATTTCTGGACTGACCTTGACATTCCAATCGCCGAAAACAACGAGGATTGTAAGACAAGtcaatttgtttattaattacagtaaacaaaaaataaaacaaaactgaaaaataaaactaggtCCACATAATTTTTCCCTGATTtcgatatttctttttttttttttttttgaaatttagtTTGACATTAGAAAACAACTGTTCTAATATCCATAGCTCAATTAACAAGATGAGCTGACAAAAAAAGGAGCAAAGGGGAGGGCAAGACAACGCACCTGTTgaatcccagcatcctgcaggctgCCTTTGCCTCTCTCTGTCCAAATCCTCTGTTACACACCGTGCTCCAttctctgttaaaaaatatctctAAACGTCCTGCATCTGACGTTCCGTTAACTACACGAGCTGACATCTGCTGAGCTGTAAATGTTAAGCAAAAGCACTTTAATTCAAGGAAAATCTTCATGTATTTTCTGCAATTCGTTTTTAGTTTAAAAGTCCTTTATGCAGCAATAGTCAAAgcttttaattctttaattgGATAATCGGTTTTACCCTTCTGGAAGCAACTttagaaagatttaaaaactttaaaatttcattGCTAACATATTTCTCAATTTGAAATATCATGAAAATCATGTATACTTTTATCTTAACATCCTTTACAGGAAAACGGCCCGAACCGATGGAAACGCAGATCGCAATCACTCTGTGgtctgtgcgtgcgtacgtgcatACGAGTCTGAAATTGGtagtaagttttgtttttctacaggAGAAATTTTGCAGACTTTACAGGTGACTCGGAATTTCCTTTGCTATGATTATGGTAATGGCTTAATGTTCTTTGCTTTAGGTATAAAATAAAGTGTGCGAAGTTTTCGACGCTGTCTGAGGTGAATTGTCGGCCGTTGTCTGTGATGACCCTACACGGTAGTCCAAAGCGAACGACGTGACCCTTGAGATTTTTAACTAGGCTGAACTATTGACGCGGTTTAGTTTGCCAATctctttgtgaaaaaaaaattaaaccatcTGACAGATCTCATTAGTGAAGTTAAAGTTCTTGATATTGTCaatcatttctaaaaaaaaattaaaccatcTGACAGATCTCATTAGTGAAGTTAAAGTTCTTGATATTGTCAATCATTTCTACTCAGTATATTCTTGCTTCATGCAGATATTAACTCCCGGACGAACTTAGTAAATGTGTGACATGACCGATCCGAACGTTTTGAGGAAGTCATATCGAGAACATGAGTAATCGgccttttaacaaaaaaaaatcagaataatCTAGAAGGGTATAGTGGGATAGTGTAATTAACTGTCACCGGCCAGATCTAAACATCGAATAACGATTGGTTCCAAGACACTACGTGCAGGAAGTGAAGGCTGTGTTTTCCAAGCAAGGTAACCACTTTGATTGGTATGTTAGATTCGCCGCAGTCGTCATCGGGTAAGATCAGGGCAAAAAACCTTCGACACGAAAGGAAGCCGCGGCTCTAGGATTCCTGCGGTTTTCTGTTTCACCGGATTCGATCTGGTTTTGCACCTTTCGAGGAGCAGCAGGTAACCTCCCGAGGCACTATGGGTGTTTGCGATGGTGAATCCGTGGGTACTGGCAAATGCCAAAAAATGGACTCCTCGATCAATGGTTGTTCCTAGACCGAAAACCCACGAAGCCAGCCCATTGGCAAAACGCATCTGGACCGACTTTCGCATTCTAATTTTCTACCATCATTCTTTGGAATCCCGCAAATCTGACTTTCAAATGTTAACAAAACGCCTCTACCTCATTGTCCCTTAGGTCAGTATGAGGTGTATGAACTTGAACCACTCCTAGGTTCTGTGGTTTGAACGCTATGTAGATGAACGCGAGTCTGCTCGAGACTAGAGACCAATTGAGTATTGCCCCTGCTATTTTCTGTGGACGAGGAAACCTACTCCCAGTTGGTGCTTTCTTGTCTCATTGTTGTAGAACAGCCTGTGATAATAGGATATCACTATCTCGTCTGAATCCTTCCAACGAATTCGGCAAGCCCCACAACATCCAAGTCATATCGTTCCAGCCTTAGGCAGAGCTCGTACACTTTTCCATACTTATGAAAGCTCTATGTCCCAATGGCTTTTTCTATACATAGATATTGCACTTACCGACTTATCTTGACTGGATGCGTTGAACTCGTCTTCCTGTCTCTCTGGGACCCATTTTCTTACTTGGTTCTTAATTGTCCACGCTGGCCTCGGTCCCTTACTGGTCTTCGATATTCACCTGCAGTAGTCGAACACATATCTCTTCTTGGTAGGCGCCACCGAAGGATGCCGAACATTTTATCCTGGGTGACGTCGGAGCCAGTGTGACAATCGTTATTTGAACTAATTTCTATATGTTTTGGGGCAAGTACAAAGTGGCGGCTCCCAAGCCTTCCACTGCATTTTTTATGCTGGGGTTTTCTCTTCTAGCCGTGCTTCTCTCGGAAGGGCAACAGACTTGTAATTATGCGATGCTGAGAGCGGGAAGAATCTAGGCATACTGGCGAACGCAGTATCTCAGAAAGTTTATCGTGGTCAGTCGTGACCGTCCTCAAGCCCGCAAACCGTTTTGGGCGAAATCAGTTGTTCGTATAGCCAATTCACGGGATTGCGATGCACGTTTTAACGCGGCAACACGAGTTGCCATCGGTTACCAATCAGGATGTCCACCGGCCTGTGAGGAATCCTCAAATCCTTCGATTTCAAATGGGATCGGGAGACACTGTCCGATGTGCACACACcgtagccttttttttttcttttttttttttcgtgcggCTGGACCAAACGCAGACATTAAAGTCAAAGCAAACTCAAATGTCACCATAAAGAAAGGTAAACTTATTTATCATCCAAAATTTATAGACTGACGTACACCACCCAGGCCTGTTGCCAATGACCGTCGCAAGACAGACCGCACGCCCAAttaaaaccagtttttaaaaagtacaggcgGCAAGTTTTTGCCCTGCCATACCCTAACATTACAAGTGAATAAATTCAATGCATGCTTTGTTTAAACACAGGACTTTGCCATTTTggtaaaaatcttttattacatttaacactttcttagtttctttttatattaGCTTATGCTTTATGCCAGTTCAAATTAAACGTTTTTAATTTGCAAAGCATTTCAGTCATACACTTTTCGGTTTGAATGATTTTTAAGTCCTCGTAAGTAACAACAGCTACACAAGGTTGTCTTGCTAGGCAACTTGCGGTactcgactttgcggatgacatcagcctgttgtcccacatgcagcaacatgcacaaacacaactCACTCGATTCCCAGAAGAAGCAGCAACGAGTGGCCTGACAACATTAAGAAGACGGAgttaatgcgggtcaacaacaagcaagaagcacAACTCCAACTagatggggaatgtattacagagactGATCGCTTCACCTATCTTGGCAGCATAACCAGCAAAGATCGAGGCGCATATGAAGACTAAGAAACGCAAGCAAATAAAGGAAGGGTTGCACTTTCCACATTGCGATCCATCTCGAGCTTTAGATCATTGTCTCGGCACAACAAGACCAACAGTTTCAATATGCAACATAAAGTCAGTTCTTCTGTGTACATCTGAGTCATGgcgtgtgaaaaaaaaaatcaccaacgAGATTCAGACACtagtcaacagatgtctgtgccacatcctcaacatcagatgacCCAAGAAGATGGcaaatacagacctgtgggagagaaccaatcAGAAACCTTTCatccaagacatcaagaagcggaagtggggcagGATCGGTTACAATTTGCTAAAGCCGGCCGACAATATAACGAGACAAGCTCTTAGCAGGAATCCACGGAAGATGCGCAGGGTTGGAGACACAGAGGAGACTTTAGTATTGACTTTATGACACCTCACGTATTACTATTTGCTATTAACATACTAGTCGTCAGGCTGTACTAGAGTGTTCTAGTCTACATTATTGCTTACAGAATTCGCGATACATACAGTCACCCAACTGTCATCGATATCGTGGGCTATTTGCAAGTAGAAGAAGACTACCTACCAAGTGTTAAACTATTTGTTTAAATTCAATTATACCTATAGATCCcgattttatattttctttgattctgCTTTTCTATTCTATTTCAGCTTCCTTCGCCGTGGCATAGCCTCTATGGCTTACATAGATTTAAACACAACTGGCCATATGGGTTTCACTGTTTACTAGTGTTCTTATAGCCGAGTAGGCAGAAGTTTGTAAAAGGGTAAAAGAAGGACAACAAAACAAGTATGGTAGGAACATTTTCTTGTccttactgatgttacagatgACACCAACGTTATATGTGGGGCAGATGAGGGAATGAAGAAGTATGAGTATGCACTCCACCAAACTGGATTCTGTTCCTTGACAGGCCACATATACACTAACGTGATCTGCACCTGGACCATATCTTTCTGAGATGATATCTGCTGCTCCAGTGCTGTCAGTACACAGGTGTACACAAAAAAAGAGTATTGTAAAATGTGATGAGATTCCATGAAGaaagatacacacacatgtaaacacacatattCGCAGACATAGACGTCTACACACATTTCCGATAGAGATCAAAGaagcattaaaataaagttttgtataGTGGCATAACAAAGTGAAGAGACACTACTTGTTTATCTTTAAACCTGTTTCTTACGCAAGATGTTCTTACCtgaacatacaaacaaataaaccattgTCTGCATTTGAATTATCGGTTCGAAATTAACGATCTTTGTACAGATGCTGTCCGGTCGAACTGAGGTCGTTCAAGATGGTGGATCCATGAACTTGAACGAATGAAGTTGAAATGGTCACTCATCTCTATGCCTTCTCGTTGATAATTCGAGATTCTATCTTTCCTAAGTAAACGAAGCATAATCTCGTACAGATATCTGGCTGGAAACTATTTTCAATGCAGAACGCCACTACGTCACAGCTCCTTGAGGAACACAGACTGACTGTTGTTCGCTGTCAAGTGTCCCAACCTGCTGTGCCATGGTCTGTTATATTGTGGTTTAGTTGACACAGTGTCTCATACCCTAAACAAGTTAGCTTTAGTCTGTAGACAAGGGGTTAGTGTTGTTCCGTACTGAAACAATGGATGGATCaatctagagcaggggtgggcaattaattttcccacggggccggatgagaaactggaatggttctagagggccggatgagaaactgggatggttctagagggccggactaatatagttaactcagttttacccaatactgtatatatagtatatttactggtgagCGGCCAGCGGGccggccggtcagagacaggaggcgggccggatccggcccgcgggccggcgtttgcccaggtctgatctagagGCTATGTTAAGGTGGTGCTGTACCGCATAGATAGAGCTAGGCCGAGATGCTTATTGTACATTATAAGGGTTAAACTACTGGGGGGGGGTTATTTCATAAAGTTTATGCAGTCTAAGGGAGAGGCTGGAGAGTCGAAACAGGTATTTTAGGGCTTAGTTATATATTAAAGCAGGGCAAAATTAATAATTGAAGATTTGATTAAATTTAGTAACAGAAATATTCCTTTCTTCTTGTTGGCTAGAGACCGCACGTTAGACAgaaacatgacagacagtgaCGGAGTGCTGGAGTTGTTACGTAACGGATGTCGACTCATTCATTCATCTCGTCACTTGTTTCAACTGGTTTCAGCTGACTACAAGTTATTAGGAAGCCCGCCAGTAGGGATGTGGTTGAACATAGTAACTGTCAAGATTCGCAAGTTATGACAGTGCGTATAAAAAGAGTGACAGCGTGGGTTGTTTGGAAGATTCTGGAAGGATGCGTATGATGTTTATATTGTAAACGGGTGGCCAGTCCTTTCCCTCTCGAGAAAACGCTGAATGCCGCTTCGATTTGCGCGTGGACTGTATCCGCCAAGCGTGGCATCAGAAGTTCTGTTGGTTAAAATTAACTGGggtttttttaagtctttttgttgttggttttttttttcaatagtgtACGCTTATCTTGCAGTttgcaataatattttatacGGTAATCCCAGTTTGTGTGGCGGATATCCTTCTGGACTACCTCGATAAATTACGACGACTGTTGGTCTTACAACCAGCCCTTCGTTTTGACATGTCTGTTGCCCTCGTTACTTCTTTGGACCTCACTTCTTTCAgttagagcagtgatgcccaacctttttcgacctgcgggccatatccatttcggacagccgtgtcgcgggccatatccatttcggacagccgtgtcgcgggccacttcaccgcaaaaatacaaaaaagaaaaaaaatagagcagataccattttttttattagaaacaagttgtacttaccattaattatgtagtaattagtgggatatttgaagttgttttcccgaaaccaacttctgaatgtctggcctcatcgtagagacaccaaatcggagcactgaatcgaaatgttcgtccatcgaaaaaaagattgaaagacgcccctacgtggggataaatacttcttcccttttttcgtttttttttcggattttgtttttttttttttttttcgttctgtgtttttttttttttttttttttttactaacatgcggatttcctgcactgtgggcagaagtttcgcgggccggatggcaccgcgtcgcgggccggatatggcccgcgggccgtaggttgggcatccctgagtTAGAGGAAGGGTTTTTATAGAGGTTGTGAGGCCAGTGACCAGTTGTGATTTTATATTTGAAGCACGTCTCTATCCATTTGTGGCAAAGATGTTAGGATCACTGTCTGAACGTTCCCCCGGTCGCCCCGAGAGAACTGTTTCAAGTGCCTGCAAGAGACCGTGAGCACCAGAGTATCTTGTATTCAGTTACAAAATTGCCGACTACCTACAGTAGAGTATGCTGTCATTGAGTTTCTCTACAAAACTCAGACTGGATGGAGGGGCGAATAGCAAGTGTCCACGTGGCAGAGATTCTATAGGATGGGAGCTTCGTCCTTCGCACTCTTATGAGGAAAAGGCACTACGTGTGTGAGTTTGTTAGGAGAGTAAATGCTGTTACCTTGTAGTAAACCGTTTCAATCAGCTCATCTTCTTCTGTCCAATctcgctatatatatatatcgtattATCAGcatgaaagaattaaaaaaagaagaggtacaaagtaagaaagaagaagaaagatagaGGGGAGACagtaagaaaaaagataaaaagtattgaaagaaagaagaaggaaggaaagaaaaaccaaaaagataaaaaataaaaagaaggtaaacataaagatgaaaaaaaaacagaagaaaggaaagaaagaaagaaagaaagaaagaaaaaaaaaaagaaagaaaaaaagaaagaaaaccaagaagaagaacagaaataagaatttgaagaacaagaaaaagcacaaaaagaagaacaagataGCGCATTTTATCTGGAATGGAGGCGAGTTCAATGCGCTTTACATGATGAAGAGTGTCGTAGGGATGAAGGCAaaagcacataaacacatgccaggaacatgaaacattttagtGACGAGAATGTAGAAAAACAGTGTAAGCCAGTTACAGTAGATATGTCCTCAAATGATAGATATTAAATTTACTGCACGGAGAGACAGATACAGGGCAGAGATATCCAAATACTGGAGAAAGTGAATAAGATAAAATCTGATACTTGAGGCAGGGAACACAGGGAGAAAGTGAGACAGAGAATCGGAACTGGCAGAGCGAACTGATTTGACAAGCTGACAGGGTTGGGGTCGtgaccaacataaaaatacatcaatAGAAACAACAATGCATAAACTTTAACaccataaaacaatattttaaaattgtagtatatatatatatacatgaagagttaacaaaaaaatgtcgGAAACGAGACAGGTGTAAACCAAGAAAAATCGAAAATTGATACAAAGACACAGACCTGTTAAATCCCAGCATCCTACAAGCCACTTGagcttctttttttccaaatcccGCACCACACACTGTGCTCCATTCTCCGTTGAACAATATCTCCAAGCGCCCTGCCTCCGACGTCCCATTAGCCAGGCGTGCTGCCATCTGTTTATCTGACACGTTTTCGGGTTAATAATAAATCTTCCAATCTGAGAAATACAGTGAAATCTgtattgtaaaatttttaaaatccacaAACATTAATTTGACACGTCTGAAACTGTATTGTACAAACGGAATAAATTTAGCATCTAGTACtgccaacaaaaataaatgttatcttTGTTGAGTTTTTAATCACACTGCTATTTCATTTTCTCGTGGTGACTCATAGGTAACCCAATAACACTGATATACTTTCATGATTTTAAcgatattttaaattattttaaagctaTGAAGGTAACTGTTTGTCGATTCATGTACTTAAAAAGCTTAATTTCAATCTTATGACATAATGTTAAGTATGTTAATTTAGGTTGTAAGCTTTTAATGTAAAGGTCGCTTTTTGACAAGCAAACATTTAGAATTGTTTTACCCCACTCTCAGAGAAGTACAAACTTAAGTTTATAGGTCAGAGTTTGTAGTGACCATTACCTACAGGAAAACAGCTTGCTATTTTGACAGATAACAGAACTTTTGATTAGTATACCTTCCATACAGACATCAGTTTTAGGAGGAGTGGTATAATAGATactcaaaaagaaagagaataaaatatttatgtaaaggtCTACATGCACACGAATACACGTGTACAATCTTAGTATTCTTTTGACTCTCAACCTGATAAAAATATACTGTGTGGATAATTTGAGTCCAGAAGAAAGGTAACTTCACAGGAAGAAAACAAGGCAGTGAGGCgaagaaaaattattcatcCTCATAGCTTTGATGTTCTTCCTTTTGCAGCCTCtctgagaagaaaaatgacaatCAGCAACTTTACACTTTTGAGACCCCATACTTCCTTCTGGTCTCGGCATTTACATACAGGTATGCGGACCAAATGATTCAATCAAAGCGGCTAAGCCCCTTGATAAACTTTTGTGTACGTGATGTTTTTACATCTGGGACATTTGAAAGACCATCATTTGgcatttttaaaaggtttttgtAATTGGAACACGCTGAGTGCTACGGAAACTTTGTATTACTTTGCTTTTAGATAGAAGTGTGATCAAACaaagaattgtttgtttgttggtgttttattccgtgccagcaactatatcacggcaataaaagtaattttaaatttaagggTTTCGGGGTAAATCTTCTCAAGTCatgtatctttaaaaacaaaccaacatagTAAGTGAAcaaggtgtaaaagaaaaaatgaagtgtaaaaaggagtgaTGAAGCccaaaaagaaacacacaccaGAAATCAACACAACACACCAGAAATCAAGAGCGAAAtatcagaatgtaaaaaaagaaacttaaatttgatgatagagtcctatcctttttaaaaaggtaaagactgctgccgatgggacggacctaaataagacaaataaagaattttctGCCAAAAAACTGTCGACGGATAGTCTGGAGCTCtggttaaacaaacaaagaaatgtgaaGTTCTTTGTGCATTGTCCTATGATTCCATGTCTCCGGTGTCTGCTTGCTATAACGATTCATTGCTGAGTGAGGCATAGCTGCAATGACCTATATTATATCCGTGCTTTGGTAATCCTATCTTGAGGACTATCTCCTGGAAATCCACCGGCTTAGGCGTGTGTTATAATAAAAACGAACGGTACTGCAACAGAGTTGTGGTCAAGGAAAGACCGGTCTTGATTTGCTGTCCATTTTCCTCCATCCTTACTACCTGTCCAAGGAATTTTCTCAGCTGTTTGTCACTGCTGAGCATATCCACCCACGCACCAATCCAAGACCGCCGCTCAACTGATCACTGATTTTCCAGGACTCTCCCAAGTTTATCATCGAAGATTTTAATCATTGACGCCTTACCGGAGTATTTAAAAGCTGTGAGATATACATACTGTTCGATCATATGGAAGAATTCTATGATGGACCTTTTGTCACGATACAGTCCCTAGTGCTTACAAAGCTCTGTGCTTAGTAACCCTAAAACGTCGTAGTACAATATTCTTCTGGCGGTTAAAGCCGGGAGCAAGAAAGTAAAGGGTTTTGCAGTCTTAAGCAATCAGCAAATCCTTT
Encoded proteins:
- the LOC112567568 gene encoding deleted in malignant brain tumors 1 protein-like, with the translated sequence MAARLANGTSEAGRLEILFNGEWSTVCGAGFGKKEAQVACRMLGFNSTGAADIISERYGPGADHVSVYVACQGTESSLVECILILLHSLICPTYNVGVICNITQQMSARVVNGTSDAGRLEIFFNREWSTVCNRGFGQREAKAACRMLGFNSNEAVAVSSARYGQGSDNILLQDVVCKGNETSLEECQHNVLYGGSCSHSEDIGIICNISEPMTARLVNGTSEAGRLEIFFNREWSTVCGVRFGKNEARVSCRMLGFNSTGSVAVSSDRYGQGTGYILDAGRCNGTEDSLVQCDHQGFYTSDCDSLKDVGVICNINRDKIRLTGMPRAKLKWVVWEMKVGQ